The genomic region TATGGGGAATGTGGAGGCTTAACCCTACAAGAGGAAATTAATATGCCTAACGTCTCAATGCGTGAGATGCTGGAGGCTGGTGTTCATTTCGGCCATCTGACTCACTACTGGAATCCCCAGATGGCGCCTTATATCTTTGGCGCACGTAATAAAATTCATATCATCAACCTTGAAAAGACGTTGCCGTTGTTTAACGACGC from Gammaproteobacteria bacterium harbors:
- a CDS encoding 30S ribosomal protein S2, translating into MPNVSMREMLEAGVHFGHLTHYWNPQMAPYIFGARNKIHIINLEKTLPLFNDA